The nucleotide window ATTGCCAGGGTCCTGACATCTTTCAAGACTTCCGATGAAAGTTGAAAAGGAGTAATGTCATGAGTAGTGATCTGCAAAGATTTTTCGTTGACCGGGAACAGGCGGTTCTGGTTGTGGTCGATGTCCAGGAGCGACTGGTCCCGGCAATGCCGAAAAAAGTATACAGCCGCCTTAGAAAAAGCATTGATATGCTGGTCAGGGCGGCGGGCGAACTTGGCGTTCCGGTCGTGACGACCGAGCAGTACCCACGCGGTCTTGGCCACACCGTCAGCGAACTCGATTCGGCATGCACCGAAACCGTGATCGAAAAAGTCAGTTTTGGTTGCTGTGGTGAGCCAACCTTCCTCGATGCCTTGAAAAGACTGGGGAGAACGCAGATTGTCCTGACCGGCATGGAAGCACATGTATGTGTTTACCAGACCGTGCTCGGCCTGCTTGAAGCCGGTTATCATGTGCATTTGGTCGGTGACGCTATCTGCTCACGCAACAAGACCGATTACCGCGCCGGCGTCGAAAATGCCCGGGCAGCCGGAGCCGTTGTTACGACGGTCGAGACGGTGCTGTTCCAGATGTTAAAAGAGGCCGGTACACCGGAGTTCAAGGTAGTGTCGGGATTGATCAAGGAGAGGGGCTCGGATTAGGGCCAGAGAGTAGCAAGGGGAGTTTTTTAATGTCAAAGGGTGGGCCTGAATCAAAGGGGCCACCCTTTTTATTTCGGCTTTTTCGGTTCAGACCCGGAAGGTTGTAAAGAGCGGACCAGAACTTCAAAGGCCAGATCAAGATGCGTATCCGGATCAAATGATGTTCCCAGTAAACGGACCAGGCCAGACCGATTGCGTAATCGGTCATCCGCCAGGGCTTGAGGGGCAAGCCTGGCCAGTTCTGCTTTCAGAAAATTGAAGTTTAGCTCGCCGGTTATTTTCATGGCATCACCAAGGCCGGAATAATTCAACCTGTTGCGCATAAAATAGAACGGCGACGAGACACCAGCGTAGAGACAAAGGATTTCATCGCGTTGCTCCTGTTTGCCAACCGTCTGTTGCGCGACTTTTTTTGACATCGGGACACCACCGGCGAGCATCGTTTTGCCGAGGCTGAACTTTCTTCTGGTTTCCGTCGTGCCTTGTTCTTCCGGGGTGATCACTGTTGTTGCCGACAACAGGTGGGTCATTGAACTGTAGGGAATATTTATCTCCTGGCCGGAAGCTGTCTCAATCTCAAGCATCGTATCGGCCAGTCTGAAATGACGGACCATGACAGGCTCTGATTTTTCCTGCAGTTCGGTGGTGTCGATCAGTAAACAGGGAGTGCCGATTTCCTCAAGCCTGTTTTTTGCTGCCTCGGCTACGGCCGCGTCGGCAAAACTGGCGATAATGACCGGCCCGCCTCCGGCCATACGTTGCTGCGCTTCGAACACGAGCAGGTCAAGATTTTCGGCAATTTTCTGAATGAAATCCTGGCCTTCCGGCCAATGATGTATCGCAATAATTTGCATGGTTTCTTGTTCGAGGTATTATCCGGAGTCCGCTAAGTTATTCTGTCAATAAAAAGGGCCTGCCGCTGTACGTTGATAAAATCACCCGCCTGCTTTTTTAACCGTCCAGCCATGTTTTTTTAACTCCCCGACCAGTTTGTCGCGATGTTCTCCCTGTATTTCGATGACACCATCCTTGATCGTGCCGCCGCTACCGCATTTCTGTTTCAGTTTTTTTGCCAGTTCTTTCAACTCTTTGCCCTGCAACGGTACGCCGGTAATGACGGTGACGCCGCTCCCCTT belongs to Desulfuromonas sp. and includes:
- a CDS encoding hydrolase produces the protein MSSDLQRFFVDREQAVLVVVDVQERLVPAMPKKVYSRLRKSIDMLVRAAGELGVPVVTTEQYPRGLGHTVSELDSACTETVIEKVSFGCCGEPTFLDALKRLGRTQIVLTGMEAHVCVYQTVLGLLEAGYHVHLVGDAICSRNKTDYRAGVENARAAGAVVTTVETVLFQMLKEAGTPEFKVVSGLIKERGSD
- a CDS encoding stress response translation initiation inhibitor YciH, yielding MSQNRLVYSDEVGSNCPKCKKTLKKCTCTANKTAVQSDGIVRIGRSSAGRKGSGVTVITGVPLQGKELKELAKKLKQKCGSGGTIKDGVIEIQGEHRDKLVGELKKHGWTVKKAGG